In Desulfomonile tiedjei DSM 6799, a genomic segment contains:
- a CDS encoding toprim domain-containing protein, translated as MSKSKELIDYLDEVSMPELLEKLGKQIRGNKTAAFDREETEPSVHVNQHFCYDYGPGEWIGKLDVIQKILKCSRSEALKKFTALFSLPEFNMDPAKMEIVAKQERISKEYQFLFRSSLKNADIAHKYFAGRGIPESVIKGKVGYITSGSDPSNWDESRNAGLINKNDTFFLFKGRIIIPIVRGDQIVSILGRTTNPDVNPKYMCTAATDPEMPQTLYGLDDVRNESEVYLVEGVTDKWTLEAHGYPAVSTFGTQGLTPARIKELKKTKAEKIIMAMDTDRQSGSGQAAALDKGKALFAAGFDVEIITLPLLDDEDKVDINSFFQRNL; from the coding sequence ATGTCGAAAAGCAAGGAATTGATAGACTATCTAGATGAAGTCTCTATGCCTGAATTACTGGAAAAACTCGGAAAACAGATTCGCGGGAATAAAACCGCAGCATTCGACCGTGAAGAAACAGAGCCCTCTGTCCACGTTAATCAACACTTCTGTTATGACTATGGCCCCGGAGAGTGGATCGGTAAATTAGACGTTATCCAAAAAATTCTGAAATGTAGCCGGTCCGAAGCGCTCAAAAAATTCACAGCACTGTTTAGCTTGCCCGAGTTTAACATGGACCCTGCAAAAATGGAGATTGTCGCCAAACAGGAACGAATCTCTAAAGAATATCAATTTTTGTTTCGGTCATCATTGAAAAACGCAGATATAGCGCATAAGTATTTCGCCGGCCGTGGCATTCCCGAATCGGTCATCAAAGGAAAGGTGGGGTATATCACGTCCGGCTCTGATCCCTCGAATTGGGACGAGTCGCGCAATGCCGGACTGATTAATAAAAACGACACATTCTTCCTTTTCAAAGGCCGCATCATAATACCGATTGTCCGCGGTGATCAAATCGTTTCCATCCTTGGCCGAACCACAAATCCCGATGTTAACCCCAAATACATGTGTACAGCCGCAACAGATCCCGAGATGCCCCAAACCCTTTATGGATTAGATGACGTCCGGAACGAATCAGAGGTCTATTTGGTCGAGGGGGTGACAGACAAGTGGACACTTGAAGCACATGGATATCCTGCCGTCTCCACATTCGGAACGCAAGGCTTGACGCCCGCAAGAATAAAAGAACTCAAGAAAACCAAGGCCGAAAAAATCATCATGGCCATGGATACCGACCGGCAAAGTGGATCCGGACAAGCCGCCGCCCTGGACAAGGGAAAAGCTTTGTTCGCGGCCGGATTCGATGTCGAAATTATTACGCTGCCATTACTAGACGATGAAGATAAGGTCGATATTAACAGCTTTTTTCAGAGGAACCTGTAA
- a CDS encoding helix-turn-helix domain-containing protein produces MILMRVLRVSKGLNQRQLAKLIDLDPAVICHVERNPVIGENRFLTRETVRRLEEFFGVPIKKLLAGVDHEKLLKLVA; encoded by the coding sequence ATGATTCTCATGAGGGTTCTTAGAGTGTCGAAGGGCTTGAACCAACGTCAACTTGCAAAACTCATTGACCTGGACCCGGCCGTCATCTGCCATGTTGAACGCAATCCGGTGATCGGAGAGAACCGATTTTTGACACGGGAGACAGTCCGACGCTTGGAAGAGTTTTTCGGAGTGCCCATCAAGAAATTGCTGGCCGGAGTGGACCACGAGAAATTGCTGAAACTCGTCGCGTAA
- a CDS encoding helix-turn-helix domain-containing protein, translating into MPRKNGAGRDDRDLRREDERNQSTTSPSTQPFQLLTPAQVAGMLQIPVKSVHALCRAGKLGYIRIDGKSRRFTLEDVETFLNERRVSGQSARVTAKSGLSSHVRNHPVDRSPKPSVVSSKGGKQQESGKAFRASLRREMQAWE; encoded by the coding sequence ATGCCTCGAAAAAATGGTGCTGGTCGCGATGACCGCGACTTGAGAAGAGAAGACGAACGTAATCAGTCCACCACCTCACCATCCACACAACCATTCCAGCTCTTAACGCCCGCGCAAGTTGCGGGAATGCTGCAGATCCCCGTCAAATCTGTACACGCTCTGTGTAGAGCGGGGAAGCTGGGCTATATTCGGATAGACGGCAAATCCCGGCGCTTCACCCTGGAAGATGTTGAGACATTCCTGAATGAGCGGCGAGTTTCCGGCCAATCTGCGCGAGTAACAGCAAAAAGCGGTCTCTCTTCCCATGTACGCAATCATCCTGTTGACAGATCTCCAAAACCATCCGTAGTATCCAGCAAAGGGGGCAAACAACAGGAATCAGGAAAAGCGTTTAGGGCATCTCTTCGGCGGGAGATGCAAGCATGGGAGTAG
- a CDS encoding tyrosine-type recombinase/integrase, which yields MGVVKRNGSFFVYFRPFRKEKIGLKLDFCDSKRDAEHVETLLVRACRTGEYGILDPVTKEVAIRMFENRGWQLPPGLCPPQTPENDVTLWEAVEIFLKYPEIRRRSCKDRYKMCITHLVEFFGKSRPMKSIRVPDIRRYQLERTDAKASPSTVNWEKGTLSKIFQALCELEYVEINPVRQVKNLSQKSEERRVYLSYQDVIRISDATPVWFRSMIIVSYYSGLRRGEIMNLSRKQVHLADRMIYLGPKDTKEFGWKRVPIRQELVPVFEEALKVTAIKSDQVFLLKDKSGTRSLNLEATKNPWGRAIQSLAFQKPWPRFHDLRHTWRANARRSGMDPALAESILGHWQRGRNVNERYGYVSDEELLRAVDSMTFDNGQTNILIAK from the coding sequence ATGGGAGTAGTCAAACGGAATGGATCGTTCTTTGTCTATTTCAGGCCGTTCAGGAAAGAAAAGATCGGCTTAAAACTTGATTTCTGCGATTCAAAGCGGGATGCGGAACACGTTGAGACTTTGCTGGTTCGCGCATGTCGGACGGGAGAATATGGGATATTGGACCCTGTTACAAAAGAAGTTGCTATACGGATGTTTGAAAATAGGGGCTGGCAACTTCCACCAGGCTTATGTCCACCACAAACGCCCGAAAACGATGTGACTCTCTGGGAAGCTGTTGAGATCTTCCTGAAATACCCAGAGATACGGCGGCGCTCATGCAAAGATCGTTATAAGATGTGCATTACGCATCTTGTCGAATTTTTCGGGAAGAGTCGGCCAATGAAGTCAATTCGTGTTCCTGATATAAGGCGTTATCAACTTGAGAGGACTGATGCCAAAGCTTCACCTTCAACGGTGAACTGGGAAAAAGGCACGCTCTCAAAGATTTTTCAAGCCTTATGTGAACTCGAATACGTGGAAATCAACCCTGTGAGACAGGTCAAGAATCTGTCTCAGAAGAGTGAAGAGAGGCGAGTGTATCTCTCTTATCAGGATGTGATTCGGATATCGGACGCAACGCCCGTATGGTTTAGGTCTATGATCATTGTGAGCTATTATTCTGGTTTGCGTCGCGGTGAAATCATGAATCTGTCCAGGAAACAGGTTCATCTTGCAGACCGGATGATTTATCTCGGGCCTAAAGATACTAAAGAGTTCGGGTGGAAACGTGTGCCGATCAGGCAAGAACTTGTACCTGTCTTTGAAGAGGCGCTAAAGGTCACGGCTATAAAGTCCGACCAGGTGTTTCTCTTAAAAGACAAGAGCGGAACACGTTCACTGAACCTGGAAGCAACAAAGAATCCTTGGGGGCGAGCTATCCAATCATTGGCTTTTCAAAAACCTTGGCCTCGTTTCCACGATCTGCGGCATACATGGCGAGCAAACGCCCGACGGTCTGGCATGGACCCTGCTTTGGCTGAATCTATCCTCGGGCACTGGCAACGGGGTAGAAATGTCAATGAACGATACGGGTATGTGTCTGATGAAGAACTTTTGCGGGCCGTGGATTCAATGACGTTCGACAACGGACAGACAAACATCCTTATAGCAAAGTGA
- a CDS encoding peptidylprolyl isomerase, translating into MKATINTNKGPINLTLFDELVPVTVANFVNLAKRGYYNGLKFHRVIAEFMIQGGCPFGTGTGGPGYKFRDEFASQLKHSKPGILSMANAGPNTNGSQFFITHVPTPWLDGKHSVFGEVVSEQDQAVVDSIRQGDKIESVIIEGDTTDLFAKTKSDLDSWNKILDSK; encoded by the coding sequence ATGAAAGCAACGATCAACACCAACAAAGGCCCCATCAATTTAACGCTCTTTGATGAACTCGTACCTGTCACGGTGGCCAATTTTGTAAATCTAGCCAAGAGGGGCTACTACAATGGACTCAAATTCCACCGAGTTATCGCGGAATTCATGATACAAGGCGGATGTCCTTTTGGTACAGGCACTGGCGGGCCTGGATACAAATTTCGGGACGAGTTTGCTTCACAGCTAAAGCACAGCAAACCGGGAATTCTTTCCATGGCCAATGCCGGGCCAAACACTAATGGCAGTCAATTCTTCATCACACACGTTCCGACTCCCTGGCTTGACGGAAAGCATTCGGTTTTCGGTGAAGTGGTAAGCGAACAGGATCAAGCCGTAGTGGATAGTATACGACAAGGCGACAAAATTGAATCCGTGATCATCGAAGGAGATACGACCGACCTGTTTGCAAAGACCAAGAGTGATCTCGACTCATGGAACAAGATTCTGGACAGCAAATAA
- a CDS encoding metallophosphoesterase, with protein sequence MSKTFLFFVAICTFAMLCQWFVFSRTRQYLFSRYSPVTRKVAYGVLLGFAIANLMGVTFGLDPELLPGAFAQQFAVVGYFSYLGIILGLCIVFLLIGLVSTALDLPALLVRTAGNMKQRVMNFGRDETGCVHSPLKQGLRESSSSSPTNDSQEQNATTEKGMPRGDSDGPSLGRRTFLKWSSATGFCLIGAGATHGIVEAYEEPTIEAFDVLHPKLDGLSQPITVLQVTDFHFGLFLNDSELEYLVERLNTLNGDAVLLTGDLFHSPLTPVSVAAPILRKLKPRSIGNFAVLGNHDFYAGISRSLECIHQSGITLLRNEWITFKSGNGFLHLGGIDDPLGNWMWGTEFPKFNELTEQTPDIPGFKLLLSHRPTVMPYAAEGFADMVLAGHVHGGQIVFPAGGQGRGVSIARVAYEYTHGWYKKNDVSMYVNRGVGLTFLPWRINCSPEILVLHLKPSQDGESKIVDSRNRVIKM encoded by the coding sequence ATGAGTAAAACTTTCTTGTTTTTTGTAGCGATTTGCACATTTGCGATGCTCTGCCAATGGTTCGTTTTCAGCAGAACACGCCAGTATCTTTTTTCCAGGTATTCTCCGGTCACAAGAAAAGTAGCCTATGGAGTGCTCTTAGGGTTCGCCATCGCAAATCTGATGGGAGTGACATTCGGTCTGGATCCGGAACTGTTACCAGGAGCATTTGCACAACAGTTCGCTGTTGTCGGCTATTTTTCGTATCTCGGGATTATTCTCGGGCTCTGCATTGTTTTCCTTCTCATAGGGCTGGTTTCCACGGCACTCGATTTGCCTGCATTGCTCGTGCGAACTGCCGGGAACATGAAGCAACGCGTCATGAACTTTGGTCGAGACGAAACGGGATGCGTGCATTCCCCTTTGAAACAAGGCCTCAGAGAGTCTTCGTCGTCATCACCAACCAACGACTCTCAAGAACAGAATGCAACCACTGAAAAGGGAATGCCCCGGGGCGACTCAGACGGCCCTTCTTTGGGCAGGAGGACGTTTCTCAAGTGGTCTTCTGCCACGGGTTTTTGTCTGATTGGAGCAGGTGCGACTCACGGGATTGTGGAAGCCTATGAGGAACCTACCATAGAAGCTTTTGACGTGCTGCATCCGAAACTCGACGGCCTGTCCCAACCAATAACTGTCCTGCAGGTAACTGATTTCCATTTTGGATTGTTTCTCAACGATTCGGAACTCGAGTATCTTGTAGAAAGGCTCAATACGTTGAATGGCGATGCTGTCCTTCTCACCGGCGATCTATTCCATTCGCCTTTGACTCCGGTAAGTGTTGCCGCACCGATTCTGAGAAAATTAAAGCCCAGAAGCATAGGGAATTTCGCAGTTCTGGGAAATCATGACTTTTATGCCGGAATTTCGCGTTCGCTGGAATGCATTCATCAGAGCGGGATTACTCTCCTCCGGAATGAATGGATTACCTTTAAGAGCGGGAATGGTTTTCTTCATCTGGGGGGCATCGACGATCCGCTCGGCAACTGGATGTGGGGAACCGAATTTCCCAAGTTCAATGAACTCACAGAACAGACGCCTGACATTCCCGGATTCAAGCTCTTGCTTTCTCACAGGCCCACAGTCATGCCCTATGCTGCAGAAGGTTTTGCCGATATGGTCCTGGCGGGCCACGTTCATGGAGGTCAGATCGTTTTTCCGGCAGGAGGGCAGGGCAGAGGTGTCAGTATTGCTCGAGTCGCCTACGAATACACCCACGGATGGTACAAAAAGAACGACGTCTCCATGTATGTGAATCGAGGTGTCGGGCTGACTTTTCTCCCGTGGCGAATTAATTGCTCGCCGGAAATATTGGTACTGCATCTGAAACCATCACAAGACGGAGAATCAAAGATCGTAGATTCCAGGAATAGGGTTATTAAGATGTAA
- a CDS encoding formate dehydrogenase accessory protein FdhE, with protein sequence MTGSTSSDQATRIRRAIDRMRKELPQLSEIFDAFEDLSAEQEAFRTILPNNNEKEYVIDPGQFRDGLPLLRKEDFTVDFSYLRQAADRMIPAMIKGFPSIQQQLELLDKALRRNDSFLLKSLAVMPVGTDTELETLAARLQMDSGILKFTMLQLVKPFAAKQAEMAAVSLDALSWQKGYCPVCGSWPELGFLEGKEGRRWLRCSFCSHEWTFMRTKCPFCETDDHEKMELYFSEERSHERAELCYQCMRYLVSIDLRDLADDVVREVASLGLVYLDILAQEKGFSPASMSATLLASG encoded by the coding sequence ATGACCGGTTCCACTTCTTCCGATCAGGCTACTCGTATCAGACGCGCTATTGACCGTATGAGAAAAGAATTGCCCCAATTGTCCGAGATTTTTGATGCTTTCGAGGATCTTTCCGCGGAGCAGGAAGCATTCAGGACAATATTGCCGAATAACAATGAGAAGGAATACGTAATAGATCCGGGACAGTTTCGGGATGGTTTGCCTCTGTTGAGAAAAGAAGATTTCACGGTCGATTTCAGTTACTTGCGACAAGCTGCCGATCGGATGATACCGGCCATGATAAAAGGGTTTCCTTCAATCCAGCAGCAATTAGAGCTTCTCGACAAGGCTCTACGTCGAAATGACTCTTTTCTGCTGAAGTCTTTGGCTGTCATGCCTGTAGGGACCGATACTGAACTGGAAACACTGGCTGCGAGACTGCAAATGGATTCCGGCATCCTCAAGTTTACCATGCTGCAATTGGTAAAACCTTTTGCCGCAAAACAGGCGGAAATGGCCGCAGTCAGTCTGGATGCACTGAGCTGGCAAAAAGGATACTGCCCGGTCTGCGGTTCCTGGCCCGAGCTGGGATTTCTGGAAGGCAAGGAAGGGCGAAGATGGCTCCGGTGTTCATTCTGCAGCCATGAATGGACTTTCATGAGAACAAAATGTCCTTTTTGCGAGACTGACGATCATGAAAAAATGGAGCTCTATTTTTCCGAGGAACGGTCACATGAACGCGCCGAGCTCTGCTATCAATGCATGAGATACCTGGTGAGCATCGATTTGCGAGATCTCGCTGATGACGTGGTCAGGGAAGTGGCATCGCTCGGACTCGTGTACCTTGATATATTGGCCCAGGAAAAAGGATTCTCCCCTGCTTCCATGTCCGCCACGCTCTTAGCTTCCGGATGA
- a CDS encoding 4Fe-4S dicluster domain-containing protein, with amino-acid sequence MADGYSIIMDTSKCTACRGCQVACKQWNQLPGTETKNSGSHENPPDLSFDTYKVVRFSEGKNGDGKPYWYFFSEQCRHCLSPGCMAAVEKEEIVQDEKTGAVLFTPKTKDLNFKETLEGCPYNVPRQNPKTKEMAKCTMCFDRITNGKQPSCVTTCPTGALAFGERDKILTAAKARVDELKKSYPKAEALNADDVRVIYIVTDDPKKYFKYATPK; translated from the coding sequence ATGGCTGACGGATATTCAATAATTATGGACACCTCCAAGTGCACCGCTTGCCGGGGGTGTCAGGTAGCATGCAAGCAGTGGAATCAACTGCCGGGGACCGAGACCAAGAACTCGGGCTCACATGAGAATCCACCGGATCTGTCGTTCGACACGTATAAGGTCGTGCGATTCTCGGAAGGCAAGAACGGTGACGGAAAGCCATACTGGTATTTCTTTAGCGAGCAGTGCCGTCATTGCTTGTCTCCCGGCTGTATGGCTGCCGTTGAAAAGGAAGAGATTGTTCAGGACGAAAAGACCGGAGCAGTGCTCTTCACGCCAAAGACAAAGGATTTGAATTTCAAAGAGACTCTCGAAGGTTGTCCGTACAACGTGCCACGTCAAAATCCGAAGACGAAAGAAATGGCCAAATGTACCATGTGTTTTGACCGCATTACGAACGGTAAGCAGCCGTCCTGCGTGACGACATGTCCGACAGGAGCCCTTGCGTTCGGTGAACGTGACAAAATACTGACAGCGGCCAAAGCGCGGGTTGACGAGCTCAAGAAGTCTTATCCCAAAGCAGAGGCTCTGAATGCCGACGATGTGCGCGTAATCTATATTGTCACGGACGATCCAAAGAAGTATTTCAAATACGCTACTCCAAAGTAA
- the fdnG gene encoding formate dehydrogenase-N subunit alpha has protein sequence MSVTRREFFVISGALGAGLALSSLGVDMGPTRAYAAELKADKMKTAKQSTTICSYCAVGCGLICSTDTKAGKIINIEGDPDHPVNEGALCAKGASLFQTSGNNPNRLKKVLYRAPNSDKWQEKSWDWALSEIAKRVKAVRDADFMEKNAKGDTVNRLESIAHIGSAALDNEELWPLQAMMRALGLVYIEHQARIUHSATVAALAESFGRGAMTNHWIDLRNSDCILVMGSNAASNHPISMKWVQKAKDNGGKLISVDPRFTQTSSKADLYAPLRSGTDIAFLGGMIKYIIDNNKIFKDYVVDYTNASFIIGDKFDFADGLFAGYDKEKRAYDKSAWAYKKDDKGAIEKDPTLENPKCVFQQLKKHYSRYTPEKVSEITGTPVPDLLKVYEMYSATGAKDKAGTIMYAMGWTQHTVGVQNIRAMSIIQLLLGNIGIPGGGVNALRGESNVQGSTDQALLFHLLPGYLRAPAAGQKSLKEYNDLAPKTNDPRSVNWWSNYPKYSTSLLKSFWGDAATPENDFGFHWLPKLDPGQNCSWLNLFDAMYDGKIKGFFAWGQNPACSGANSNKTRQALTKLNWLVNVNIFDNETGSFWKGPGMDPKKIKTEVFMLPCAASVEKEGSITNSGRWAQWRYKAANPPGDAKPDGDIAVELMDKIRGLYKKGGKFPEPILKLKWDYTDAKGHFDPHKVAKEINGYFLKDTKVGDKEFKKGDLVPAFPMLQADGSTSCGNWIYSASYTNAGNMMARREKEDATGLGLYPKWAWAWPVNRRILYNRASVDKNGQPFNAKRALLTWKDGKWVGDIPDGPAPPFGDEKGKHPFIMTAEGFGRLFGPGLNDGPFPEHYEPLECPLPNNLMSGQYINPTIKIFKGEMDKHLTCDPRFPFVGTTYRVTEHWQTGCMTRWQPWLVEAEPQMFVEMSEELAELRGIKNGEKVKVSSTRGEVECVAMVTTRFRPFKIGNTTVHQVGMPWCFGWVAPKNGGDNANLLTPTVGDPNTMIPESKAFMVNVVKA, from the coding sequence ATGAGTGTGACACGCCGAGAATTTTTCGTGATCTCGGGTGCCCTCGGTGCAGGGTTGGCTTTGTCATCCTTGGGCGTGGATATGGGCCCGACCCGGGCATATGCCGCGGAATTAAAAGCTGACAAGATGAAGACAGCCAAGCAGTCCACAACTATCTGCTCATATTGTGCAGTTGGGTGCGGTCTCATCTGCAGCACGGACACCAAAGCGGGTAAGATCATCAATATCGAAGGAGATCCCGATCATCCCGTCAATGAAGGCGCATTATGTGCTAAGGGCGCCTCTTTGTTTCAAACCAGCGGCAATAATCCCAATCGACTGAAAAAAGTGCTGTATAGGGCTCCAAACAGCGACAAATGGCAGGAGAAGTCCTGGGATTGGGCTTTGTCCGAGATCGCGAAGCGCGTCAAGGCAGTCAGAGATGCCGATTTCATGGAAAAGAATGCAAAGGGCGATACCGTAAACCGCCTGGAGTCAATTGCCCACATTGGAAGCGCTGCTCTGGATAACGAGGAACTCTGGCCTCTTCAGGCTATGATGAGAGCTTTGGGTCTGGTTTATATCGAACATCAGGCCCGAATATGACACAGCGCCACTGTTGCGGCTCTGGCAGAGTCGTTCGGGCGCGGTGCTATGACGAATCACTGGATCGACCTCAGAAACAGTGACTGCATTCTCGTGATGGGCAGCAATGCTGCATCGAACCATCCCATATCCATGAAATGGGTACAAAAAGCCAAGGATAACGGAGGGAAGCTTATCTCCGTCGATCCCCGTTTCACTCAGACCTCCTCTAAAGCGGATCTTTATGCTCCTCTCAGATCCGGCACTGATATCGCCTTCCTGGGCGGAATGATCAAGTACATCATCGATAACAACAAGATTTTCAAGGACTACGTTGTCGATTACACGAACGCCTCTTTTATTATCGGTGACAAATTCGACTTTGCAGACGGCCTGTTTGCCGGGTACGACAAGGAAAAGAGAGCGTACGACAAGAGTGCTTGGGCTTACAAGAAAGACGACAAGGGCGCAATCGAAAAAGACCCGACACTTGAAAATCCGAAGTGTGTTTTCCAGCAACTCAAGAAGCATTACTCTCGCTACACGCCGGAAAAGGTTTCCGAGATCACCGGAACCCCTGTCCCGGACCTGCTCAAAGTGTACGAAATGTATTCTGCAACCGGAGCGAAAGACAAAGCCGGAACCATCATGTACGCGATGGGATGGACGCAACATACGGTCGGAGTTCAGAACATTCGTGCTATGTCTATTATTCAGCTACTCCTGGGGAATATCGGTATCCCGGGTGGCGGAGTCAATGCTCTACGCGGTGAATCTAACGTTCAAGGGTCGACAGACCAGGCTCTTCTGTTCCACTTGCTTCCCGGCTACCTCAGAGCACCGGCTGCAGGACAGAAAAGCCTCAAAGAGTACAATGATCTGGCTCCCAAAACGAACGATCCTCGATCCGTGAACTGGTGGTCGAACTATCCGAAGTATTCAACGAGCTTGCTAAAATCCTTCTGGGGCGATGCGGCTACACCTGAAAACGACTTCGGTTTTCACTGGCTGCCCAAACTCGATCCAGGTCAGAACTGCTCCTGGTTGAACCTGTTTGACGCCATGTACGACGGAAAGATCAAGGGCTTCTTTGCCTGGGGACAGAATCCTGCCTGCAGTGGCGCAAATTCGAACAAGACCAGACAGGCTCTGACAAAACTGAACTGGCTTGTAAACGTGAATATTTTCGACAATGAAACAGGATCGTTCTGGAAAGGTCCGGGCATGGACCCAAAGAAGATCAAGACCGAAGTATTCATGCTGCCCTGCGCCGCTTCGGTTGAAAAAGAAGGGAGTATCACGAATAGCGGTCGATGGGCTCAGTGGCGCTACAAAGCTGCAAATCCGCCGGGAGATGCAAAGCCTGACGGCGATATAGCAGTTGAGCTTATGGACAAGATTCGCGGCCTTTACAAGAAAGGCGGGAAATTCCCTGAACCGATCCTGAAGCTCAAATGGGACTACACGGACGCAAAAGGCCATTTCGATCCGCATAAAGTGGCAAAAGAGATCAACGGGTATTTCCTTAAAGATACCAAAGTCGGTGACAAAGAGTTCAAGAAAGGCGACCTTGTCCCGGCTTTCCCGATGCTCCAGGCAGACGGAAGCACGTCTTGCGGTAACTGGATTTACAGCGCGAGCTATACGAACGCAGGCAATATGATGGCTCGCAGAGAAAAGGAAGACGCGACAGGGCTCGGCCTCTATCCCAAATGGGCCTGGGCCTGGCCTGTAAACAGACGTATTCTCTATAACAGGGCTTCAGTTGACAAGAACGGACAACCCTTCAATGCCAAGCGGGCCCTCCTTACGTGGAAAGACGGCAAGTGGGTCGGTGATATTCCTGATGGTCCTGCCCCACCGTTCGGCGACGAAAAAGGGAAGCACCCCTTTATCATGACCGCTGAAGGATTCGGCAGGCTTTTTGGCCCCGGGCTCAACGACGGTCCGTTCCCGGAGCATTATGAACCGCTCGAGTGTCCTCTTCCCAATAATTTGATGTCGGGACAGTACATTAACCCTACGATCAAGATATTCAAAGGCGAGATGGATAAGCATCTCACCTGCGATCCCAGGTTCCCCTTTGTGGGTACAACGTATCGTGTCACCGAGCACTGGCAGACCGGGTGTATGACACGGTGGCAGCCCTGGCTGGTGGAAGCGGAGCCCCAGATGTTCGTCGAAATGAGCGAGGAGCTTGCTGAACTACGGGGAATCAAGAACGGTGAAAAAGTCAAAGTATCGTCAACCCGAGGAGAGGTGGAGTGTGTTGCCATGGTAACCACCAGATTCCGGCCTTTCAAAATAGGGAACACAACAGTTCATCAGGTGGGAATGCCCTGGTGCTTCGGATGGGTTGCTCCGAAAAACGGTGGCGATAATGCAAATCTTCTCACCCCGACCGTGGGGGATCCCAATACCATGATCCCTGAATCCAAGGCGTTCATGGTGAACGTCGTGAAGGCATAG
- a CDS encoding Spy/CpxP family protein refolding chaperone: MVRKTILIAAMMFFAAGLMSIPAQAADTQTHSETIGASPLGKLIMGKIGRLLVLRSELNITGDQRKQIAAHLKKHANEIRPVAKDVFDKRVALRETVLNKPGDERAIMAAANDLGTAIGKAAVLASTIVADIKPVLTPEQQEHIKNFKIGSDQAVSQWIDQIGSRK; this comes from the coding sequence ATGGTCAGAAAAACAATTCTTATCGCAGCAATGATGTTTTTTGCGGCAGGTCTCATGTCCATTCCGGCGCAAGCAGCCGATACACAAACGCATTCTGAGACAATCGGTGCATCTCCCCTAGGCAAGCTTATTATGGGAAAGATCGGGCGCCTACTGGTGCTCCGGTCGGAACTGAACATTACCGGCGATCAGCGCAAACAAATTGCAGCTCACCTAAAGAAGCACGCGAATGAAATCAGACCTGTTGCCAAAGATGTCTTCGACAAACGCGTGGCATTGCGAGAAACCGTCCTGAACAAGCCCGGAGATGAGCGAGCGATCATGGCTGCTGCGAATGATCTGGGGACAGCCATAGGGAAAGCCGCTGTGCTTGCATCCACAATCGTAGCGGATATCAAGCCGGTGCTGACACCTGAACAGCAGGAACACATCAAGAATTTCAAAATAGGCTCCGATCAAGCAGTTTCACAGTGGATCGACCAGATCGGCAGTCGAAAATAG
- a CDS encoding RNA polymerase sigma factor, whose product MVERHQEKVAARMWRFTRNTSVHKELVQDVFVETFTSLRTYKAKAPFEHWLAKISTAVGYRYWRKKSRERVNPTIPIEDWDQVLAVEPDSLDPEKAAGILHTLMEQLPPRDRLVLMLRYIEDRSVEETAELTGWTQTMVKVQAWRARSKLKRLFETSGLEV is encoded by the coding sequence TTGGTCGAACGGCATCAGGAGAAGGTTGCAGCCCGCATGTGGCGCTTCACCCGAAATACATCCGTGCACAAAGAATTGGTCCAGGACGTGTTCGTCGAAACATTCACGAGCCTGCGAACGTACAAAGCGAAAGCTCCGTTCGAACACTGGCTCGCCAAAATTTCAACAGCAGTAGGATATCGTTACTGGCGGAAGAAAAGCCGGGAACGTGTCAACCCTACGATTCCCATCGAAGACTGGGATCAGGTCCTCGCTGTGGAACCTGATTCTCTTGATCCGGAAAAGGCGGCCGGGATTTTGCACACGCTCATGGAGCAACTTCCGCCTCGGGACAGACTGGTCCTTATGCTGCGATACATCGAGGACCGAAGTGTCGAAGAAACTGCCGAACTTACCGGATGGACTCAAACTATGGTCAAAGTTCAAGCCTGGCGGGCCAGGAGCAAGCTGAAACGGCTGTTCGAGACTTCAGGTTTGGAGGTGTAA